In Haematobia irritans isolate KBUSLIRL chromosome 1, ASM5000362v1, whole genome shotgun sequence, a genomic segment contains:
- the LOC142224998 gene encoding uncharacterized protein LOC142224998 produces the protein MAGDRQPDVVISTTLEWFHYCQAIKRNMRSHKQLLQYIKSSKPASAEYHKIMALPLLPPNLIGTSFRDIKGKIFLMDSEGVFLPFLNYYERQWIQKIGSKNFSVYNQKTRTTSAVEAYNGVLGRSADRGGDFFKFVAVIRNEEFFKSRQFEQCVEGGGTLCKRKKKTGRVASQTNRRIHIAAKTRKNYD, from the exons ATGGCGGGCGATCGTCAACCCGATGTTGTTATATCCACCACCTtagaatg GTTCCATTACTGCCAAGCAATTAAAAGAAATATGCGGAGCCACAAACAGCTTTTACAATATATAAAATCTTCGAAACCAGCTTCTGCAGAATACCACAAAATAATGGCGCTTCCACTCCTTCCACCAAATCTCATTGGGACCTCTTTTCGAGATATTAAAGGCaagatatttttaatggatagtGAAGGTGTATTCCTACCATTTCTAAATTACTACGAAAGGCAATGGATACAAAAG ATTGGGTCTAAAAATTTTAGCGTTTACAATCAAAAAACCAGGACTACTTCGGCAGTAGAAGCCTATAATGGTGTGTTGGGACGAAGTGCTGACAGAGGTGGAGACTTTTTTAAATTCGTAGCCGTCATACGCAACGAGGAATTCTTCAAAAGTAGACAGTTCGAACAATGCGTTGAGGGTGGAGGAACTCTgtgcaaacgaaaaaaaaaaacaggacgCGTTGCGTCACAGACTAATCGAAGAATCCacattgcagctaaaacaaggaAAAATTACGACTGA